The Verrucomicrobiales bacterium genome window below encodes:
- a CDS encoding DUF58 domain-containing protein yields the protein MPPSTAERRSSSIDAKALMAIRNLELRARVVVQGFWNGLHRSPYHGFSVEFTEYREYTPGDDPRYLDWKLYARSDRYYIKKFEDETNLRCHLLVDNSRSMGFGSLGHTKSDYANTLAATLAWFLFQQGDATGLMTFDAEIRDYLPPKARKGHLRQIMLALEKPASGVSTDLAAPLRRIADLVRRRGLLVLVSDLLAPIETLDTHLGFLSAAGHEVVVFQVLDPAELSFQFKEASLFRDLETDQELYIDPEVARTTYQEKFSAHNAAVKQTCERHGIQFHPVVSDQPMEFALFDFMRSRMQRARSVRRRVLR from the coding sequence ATGCCGCCCAGCACCGCGGAAAGACGATCTTCGTCGATCGATGCCAAAGCCCTCATGGCGATTCGCAATCTCGAGTTGCGGGCCAGGGTTGTTGTCCAAGGATTTTGGAATGGCCTCCATCGGAGCCCCTATCACGGATTCAGCGTGGAGTTCACGGAATACCGCGAATACACCCCCGGCGACGACCCGCGCTACCTCGACTGGAAGCTCTACGCGCGCAGCGACCGCTACTACATCAAGAAATTCGAGGACGAGACCAACCTGCGCTGCCACCTGTTGGTGGACAACAGCCGCTCCATGGGCTTCGGCAGCCTGGGCCACACGAAGTCGGACTACGCCAACACCTTGGCTGCCACCCTTGCGTGGTTCTTGTTTCAGCAGGGCGACGCCACCGGTCTGATGACCTTCGACGCCGAGATCCGGGACTACCTGCCGCCCAAGGCTCGCAAGGGACATCTCCGACAAATCATGCTGGCGCTGGAAAAGCCAGCCAGCGGCGTTTCCACGGATCTGGCCGCTCCGCTCCGTCGCATCGCTGACTTGGTGCGTCGTCGCGGCCTGCTCGTGCTCGTGTCCGACCTGCTCGCGCCCATCGAAACCCTCGACACTCACCTCGGGTTCCTATCCGCAGCCGGTCACGAAGTCGTGGTCTTTCAGGTGTTGGATCCTGCCGAGTTGTCGTTCCAGTTCAAGGAGGCCTCGCTCTTTCGCGACTTGGAGACGGATCAAGAGCTATACATCGACCCCGAAGTGGCGCGAACGACCTATCAGGAGAAATTTTCCGCGCACAATGCGGCAGTCAAGCAAACCTGCGAACGCCATGGCATCCAGTTTCACCCGGTCGTGTCGGACCAGCCGATGGAGTTTGCCCTGTTCGACTTTATGCGCAGCCGCATGCAACGAGCGCGCAGCGTGCGACGTCGTGTGTTGAGGTAA
- a CDS encoding PIG-L family deacetylase, translated as MLKVQYIHAHYDDYEFTAAGTFELWRRQLGSEFKAQVVVCTDGKAGHHFRTREETGLVRLEEQRESARLGRYEFKPLLLPDGTQPREACLPVSIPLLAALWKTIRDFEPDYLFCPPLVTDPLAGLHNDHQTIAEAVRRVAYMINVPHAFTPEFPADETASKPCKVPVIIPVYDGYQFGANSFDLAVNTDATFPVVSEMTWAHQSQVREWLPWVGRHQMEPPADLEAWRKTLRARFSRRNGELGLQTEDYMEVFTVSAWGEIPTIDQLRKDFPFLDPERSNLAALAARLKRWRSE; from the coding sequence ATGCTGAAGGTTCAATACATTCACGCTCACTACGACGACTACGAATTCACCGCCGCGGGCACCTTCGAGCTGTGGAGACGACAACTTGGGTCGGAGTTCAAAGCGCAGGTCGTGGTATGCACCGACGGCAAAGCAGGCCACCATTTTCGCACCCGGGAGGAAACCGGCCTGGTCCGACTCGAAGAGCAGCGCGAATCGGCACGGCTAGGCCGGTATGAGTTCAAACCCTTACTCTTGCCCGATGGCACCCAACCTCGCGAGGCTTGTTTACCGGTTTCCATTCCCCTGCTCGCCGCGCTGTGGAAAACCATTCGCGATTTTGAGCCGGACTATCTGTTCTGCCCCCCGCTCGTGACGGATCCCCTGGCCGGACTCCACAATGATCACCAAACCATCGCGGAGGCCGTTCGTCGCGTGGCCTACATGATCAATGTGCCTCACGCGTTCACTCCGGAGTTTCCAGCCGACGAGACCGCCTCCAAGCCCTGCAAGGTTCCGGTCATCATCCCGGTGTACGATGGCTATCAATTTGGAGCGAACAGCTTCGACCTGGCGGTCAATACCGACGCAACGTTCCCCGTGGTGAGCGAGATGACCTGGGCTCACCAATCTCAAGTTCGTGAATGGCTGCCCTGGGTCGGTCGGCATCAGATGGAACCCCCAGCCGATTTGGAGGCTTGGCGGAAAACCCTGCGCGCACGGTTCAGTCGAAGGAACGGGGAGCTGGGCCTTCAGACCGAGGATTACATGGAGGTGTTCACCGTGAGTGCCTGGGGTGAAATCCCGACGATCGACCAGCTGAGGAAGGACTTCCCATTCCTGGATCCCGAAAGATCCAACCTCGCGGCTCTGGCGGCCCGTCTCAAGCGGTGGCGCTCGGAGTAG
- the metF gene encoding methylenetetrahydrofolate reductase [NAD(P)H], giving the protein MELIRDIHARCKAAGRPAFSFEFFPPKTPEGEKALFERTIPDLVNLHPDYCSVTYGAGGSTRDKTLGIVERIQKEHRLTSMAHLTCVGSTREQLSEVLHDARARGIRNILALRGDPPGGQTEFVKTPGGFEYSHELVAFIREMGGFSIGTAGFPEGHIACKEGREVDWHRLKAKIDRGADFVITQLFFDNDDFFRFRDFLTKLGNTATLIPGLIPILSATQIKKFTALCGARIPEGLAASLEKLGDSEEAAIEFGIEYATRQGEGLLKAGVTGLHFYCLNKARSTVQVAKNLGLGGGKG; this is encoded by the coding sequence ATGGAATTGATTAGGGATATCCACGCGCGGTGTAAGGCAGCGGGTCGGCCGGCGTTTTCGTTCGAGTTCTTTCCTCCGAAAACCCCGGAGGGTGAGAAAGCGCTGTTTGAACGAACCATCCCTGACTTGGTCAACCTCCATCCTGATTATTGTTCGGTGACTTACGGGGCAGGCGGGAGTACACGCGACAAGACGCTGGGGATCGTCGAGCGCATTCAAAAAGAGCATAGGCTCACTTCGATGGCTCACTTGACCTGTGTCGGCTCGACCCGGGAACAGTTGTCGGAGGTTCTTCACGATGCCCGAGCGCGCGGTATTCGCAACATTCTCGCACTTCGAGGCGATCCTCCTGGCGGTCAAACGGAGTTCGTGAAGACCCCCGGCGGCTTCGAGTACTCGCACGAGCTGGTTGCTTTCATCCGTGAGATGGGCGGGTTCTCCATCGGTACCGCCGGCTTTCCGGAGGGACATATCGCGTGCAAGGAAGGACGCGAAGTGGATTGGCATCGGCTGAAGGCCAAGATTGATCGTGGCGCTGATTTCGTCATCACTCAGCTTTTCTTCGACAACGACGACTTCTTTCGCTTTCGGGATTTTCTCACGAAACTAGGGAATACGGCGACGCTGATTCCCGGCCTGATCCCGATTCTGAGCGCGACTCAGATCAAGAAATTCACCGCTCTGTGCGGCGCCCGTATCCCTGAGGGGCTGGCTGCCTCGCTGGAGAAACTGGGGGACAGTGAGGAGGCCGCCATCGAATTTGGAATCGAGTACGCGACTCGACAGGGCGAGGGATTGCTCAAGGCCGGGGTGACCGGGCTCCATTTCTACTGTCTCAACAAAGCGCGGAGCACGGTGCAGGTCGCCAAGAATCTCGGGCTAGGCGGCGGTAAGGGTTGA
- the argA gene encoding amino-acid N-acetyltransferase produces the protein MKLTNLRGILQYVPRFREKTFVLSIDGAVVMDEIFASLLQDIAVLRSLNIRVVIVHGAAAQIKSLGEEQAVTPSDLEGNGVTDGVTLKLALTAANRLTHEILEGLSANDLRAVSTNAVIAHPLGILQGVDHLFTGKVERVDVEMLQSLLNQGIVPILPPLGFDGEGRTYRVNSDHVAVAVAEALKAIKLIFIGSMDGLIFQNQKIPDMLASSLSTQLSTRKADFHPDCLSKATHAAQACQMGIPRVHIINGLVNEALLAEVFSNEGIGTLIYANEYSQVRPALRKDIRNILLLIKNSVESAELVKRTRTSIEKQLGDYYLYELDRNIVGCVAVHTYPEEKAAELACLFVSRGHENQGIGRKLIQFAESRARELGMKEMFALSTQAFTYFQSKGGFIEASPDMLPASRKEKYEQSGRFSKILLKRLTPPQNGTSS, from the coding sequence ATGAAGCTGACCAACCTGCGGGGCATTCTCCAATATGTTCCGCGATTTCGTGAAAAAACGTTCGTCCTGAGCATCGACGGTGCGGTGGTCATGGATGAGATCTTCGCGAGCCTCCTCCAGGACATTGCGGTACTCCGCTCACTCAACATCCGAGTGGTGATCGTCCATGGAGCTGCGGCGCAGATCAAGAGCCTAGGGGAAGAACAAGCTGTCACTCCCAGCGACCTCGAAGGGAACGGCGTGACTGACGGCGTTACCCTCAAACTGGCGCTCACCGCCGCCAATCGACTCACCCACGAGATTCTGGAAGGTCTTTCGGCCAACGATCTCCGCGCCGTCTCCACCAACGCGGTGATCGCGCATCCCCTGGGAATCTTGCAGGGGGTCGACCATCTCTTTACCGGCAAGGTGGAGCGGGTCGATGTGGAGATGCTCCAAAGCCTGCTCAACCAGGGCATCGTTCCAATCTTGCCGCCGCTCGGATTTGACGGGGAAGGCCGCACCTACCGGGTAAACTCGGACCATGTGGCGGTCGCCGTCGCTGAGGCGCTCAAGGCGATCAAACTGATTTTTATCGGGAGCATGGATGGCCTCATCTTCCAGAACCAAAAGATTCCGGACATGCTGGCGAGTTCCCTTTCGACGCAGCTCAGCACGCGCAAAGCCGACTTCCATCCCGATTGCCTCTCCAAGGCTACCCACGCCGCCCAAGCCTGCCAGATGGGAATTCCGCGAGTGCATATCATCAATGGCCTCGTGAACGAGGCTTTGTTGGCGGAGGTGTTCTCGAATGAGGGCATCGGGACGCTCATCTACGCGAACGAATACAGCCAGGTGCGGCCGGCTCTGCGGAAGGATATCCGCAACATCCTGCTGCTGATCAAGAATTCGGTGGAGTCTGCCGAGCTGGTGAAACGGACGCGCACAAGCATCGAGAAGCAGCTCGGGGATTACTACCTATACGAGTTGGACCGGAACATTGTGGGTTGTGTTGCGGTGCATACTTATCCCGAAGAGAAGGCTGCGGAGCTGGCCTGTCTCTTTGTCAGCCGCGGGCATGAAAATCAGGGCATCGGACGCAAGCTCATCCAGTTCGCCGAAAGCCGCGCCCGAGAGCTGGGGATGAAGGAGATGTTCGCGCTCTCGACCCAGGCTTTCACCTACTTTCAGAGCAAGGGCGGATTCATCGAGGCCTCGCCCGATATGCTTCCAGCCAGCCGCAAGGAGAAGTACGAACAGAGCGGTAGGTTCTCCAAAATCCTGCTCAAGCGACTCACTCCCCCTCAAAACGGGACATCATCCTAG
- the eno gene encoding phosphopyruvate hydratase, with protein MSTIVDILAREILDSRGNPTVEVDVHLASGASGSAAVPSGASTGEHEAIELRDGDKKRYLGKGVSKAVANVVDRIFPAIEGLDAIDQLTIDQTMLKLDGTETKSKLGANAILAVSMANAKAASNHVGVPLYKYLGGPNSKVLPVPMANVINGGAHSDAPIDFQEFMIMPVGFKTFSRGLQAITEIFHSLKAVLKGKGLSTAVGDEGGFAPKLDSAEAAIEAILLATKNAGYKPGKEIFLALDVASSEFHTGNGNYVFKKSSGRKLTGDELVDFYVELCGKYPIISIEDGCAEGDWTNWKKLTDKLGDRVQLVGDDLFVTNVKFLQKGISTGTANSILVKVNQIGSLTETLDAVELAQMNNYTAVISHRSGETEDATIADIAVATNAGQIKTGSLSRTDRVAKYNQLLRIEQQLGKNAVYGGKIKVV; from the coding sequence ATGAGCACGATTGTTGACATTTTAGCCCGCGAAATTCTGGACTCCCGCGGCAACCCTACGGTGGAAGTCGACGTACACCTCGCCTCCGGCGCCAGTGGTAGCGCTGCCGTTCCGTCCGGGGCCTCCACAGGCGAACACGAAGCCATCGAACTCCGCGACGGCGACAAAAAGCGCTACCTCGGCAAGGGCGTTTCCAAGGCGGTTGCCAATGTGGTGGATCGCATTTTCCCGGCGATCGAAGGCCTAGACGCGATCGATCAGTTGACGATCGACCAGACCATGCTGAAGCTGGACGGCACCGAGACCAAGTCTAAGCTCGGCGCAAACGCCATCCTGGCTGTTTCGATGGCCAACGCCAAGGCCGCCTCCAACCACGTCGGCGTTCCCCTTTACAAATACCTGGGCGGACCGAACTCCAAGGTCCTTCCGGTGCCGATGGCCAACGTCATCAACGGCGGCGCCCACTCCGACGCGCCGATCGATTTCCAAGAATTCATGATCATGCCGGTCGGCTTCAAGACCTTTAGCCGCGGCCTCCAAGCGATCACCGAAATCTTCCACTCTCTGAAGGCTGTGCTCAAGGGCAAGGGTTTGAGCACTGCGGTGGGTGACGAAGGTGGTTTCGCTCCCAAGCTCGATAGCGCCGAGGCGGCGATCGAAGCGATTTTGCTCGCCACGAAGAACGCCGGCTACAAGCCCGGGAAAGAGATCTTCCTCGCTCTGGATGTGGCCAGCTCCGAGTTCCACACCGGCAACGGAAACTATGTCTTCAAGAAGAGCTCGGGACGCAAACTCACCGGGGACGAACTCGTGGACTTCTACGTCGAACTCTGCGGGAAGTATCCCATCATCTCCATCGAAGACGGCTGCGCCGAAGGGGACTGGACGAATTGGAAGAAGCTCACGGACAAGCTCGGCGACCGGGTTCAGCTGGTCGGGGACGATCTGTTCGTGACCAACGTCAAGTTCCTCCAGAAGGGCATCTCCACCGGAACCGCGAATTCAATCCTCGTCAAAGTGAACCAGATCGGTTCGCTGACCGAGACGCTGGATGCCGTCGAACTCGCCCAGATGAACAACTACACGGCCGTCATCAGCCATCGATCCGGCGAGACTGAGGATGCGACCATCGCTGACATCGCCGTCGCCACCAACGCCGGACAGATCAAGACCGGCTCTCTGAGCCGCACCGATCGCGTCGCGAAATACAATCAACTGCTGCGCATCGAGCAACAGCTCGGCAAGAACGCAGTCTACGGCGGCAAAATCAAGGTCGTCTAA